In Bacillus toyonensis BCT-7112, a single window of DNA contains:
- a CDS encoding amidohydrolase, which translates to MKILLKQAIVYPITSPKFQGDVLVIGERIAEVKPSIQPTQDMTVIDARALHLLPGFIDVHTHLGLYDEGTGWAGNDANETSEVSTPHIRSLDGIHPFDIAFQDAVQNGITTVHVMPGSQNIIGGTTCVIKTAGTCIDHMIIQEPAGLKIAFGENPKKVHSNGTKESITRMGIMGLLRESFYEAQHYGHEADFRMLPILKALRREIPVRIHAHRADDISSALRFATEFNLDLRIEHCTEGHFIVEELSKHNLKVSVGPTLTRRSKIELKNKTWDTYHILSKNGVEVSITTDHPYTPIQYLNVCAAVAVREGLDEKTALEGITIFPARNLRLEDRIGSIEVGKDADLVLWTHHPFHYLAKPVLTMIDGKIIYKKIKKLVYFFD; encoded by the coding sequence ATGAAAATATTGCTCAAACAAGCCATTGTGTATCCTATTACATCTCCCAAGTTTCAAGGTGATGTACTCGTTATAGGAGAACGAATTGCTGAGGTCAAACCTTCTATTCAGCCTACTCAAGATATGACCGTTATAGATGCGCGAGCTCTTCATCTCTTACCTGGATTTATTGACGTCCATACTCACCTTGGTCTCTATGATGAAGGCACTGGTTGGGCTGGAAATGACGCTAACGAAACCTCTGAAGTTTCAACACCACATATCCGTTCTTTAGACGGAATCCATCCTTTTGATATCGCATTTCAAGACGCTGTACAAAACGGGATCACAACTGTTCACGTTATGCCTGGGAGTCAAAATATTATCGGCGGTACTACTTGTGTAATAAAAACTGCTGGAACTTGTATTGATCACATGATTATTCAAGAACCTGCTGGTTTAAAGATTGCCTTTGGAGAAAACCCTAAAAAGGTTCATAGTAATGGAACGAAAGAGTCCATTACACGCATGGGCATTATGGGGTTACTTCGGGAATCATTCTATGAAGCACAGCACTACGGGCATGAAGCTGATTTTCGAATGCTCCCTATTTTAAAAGCATTACGCCGCGAAATACCGGTACGTATCCACGCTCACCGTGCTGACGATATTAGTTCTGCTTTACGCTTTGCAACAGAATTCAATCTTGATTTACGTATTGAGCATTGTACAGAAGGACACTTTATTGTTGAAGAGCTTTCAAAACACAATTTAAAAGTTTCAGTTGGTCCCACTCTTACACGCCGGTCTAAAATCGAACTAAAAAACAAAACATGGGATACTTACCATATATTATCTAAAAATGGAGTAGAAGTTTCTATAACAACTGATCACCCTTATACACCAATTCAATATTTAAATGTTTGTGCCGCTGTCGCAGTAAGGGAAGGGTTAGACGAGAAAACTGCATTGGAAGGAATCACTATATTTCCAGCGAGAAATTTGCGTTTAGAGGATAGAATTGGAAGCATTGAGGTTGGAAAAGACGCTGATCTCGTGTTATGGACACATCATCCTTTCCATTATTTAGCCAAGCCTGTACTAACTATGATTGACGGAAAAATAATTTACAAAAAAATAAAAAAACTAGTTTATTTTTTTGACTAG
- a CDS encoding TIGR01777 family oxidoreductase has translation MRIAISGGTGFIGKYLSTFFIQKGYNVYILTRNKTTETSHPNLQYVRWTPDLQTFPLSSIDVVINLAGESINSRWTKKQKESILNSRIQTTKGLIKQLQTLGTKPNTFINASAIGYYGTSETESFTEQHEIPGNDFLANTVYSWEQEASKARSLGMRTIYARFGVILGADGGALPKMLLPYQFYIGGTIGSGNQWLSWIHIDDVVRMIDFIIHKEEINGPLNITAPLPIRMKEFGETMATIMRKPHWLPVPSFMLHALLGEMSILVLEGQHVLPSKAIEHGYQYTFPTIDHALQNILSHTM, from the coding sequence GTGAGAATCGCAATTTCTGGTGGTACCGGCTTTATCGGTAAATACCTTTCTACTTTTTTTATTCAAAAAGGATATAATGTTTACATTCTTACTCGAAACAAAACTACTGAAACTTCCCACCCTAACCTTCAGTATGTACGATGGACACCTGATTTACAAACCTTCCCCCTCTCTTCTATTGATGTAGTTATTAATCTAGCTGGAGAGTCTATTAATAGTAGGTGGACAAAGAAACAAAAGGAATCCATTTTAAACAGTCGAATTCAAACAACAAAAGGACTTATTAAACAATTGCAAACACTTGGTACAAAGCCAAATACATTTATTAACGCAAGTGCTATTGGATACTATGGAACGTCTGAAACTGAGTCTTTTACAGAACAGCATGAGATTCCTGGAAATGACTTTTTAGCAAATACAGTATATTCATGGGAACAAGAAGCATCTAAAGCACGTTCTCTTGGAATGCGAACAATCTACGCAAGATTCGGAGTCATATTAGGTGCAGACGGAGGTGCTCTTCCAAAGATGCTACTTCCCTATCAATTTTATATCGGAGGCACAATTGGATCTGGAAATCAATGGTTATCATGGATTCATATAGATGATGTCGTTCGCATGATTGATTTCATCATACACAAAGAAGAAATTAATGGTCCTCTTAATATTACAGCCCCGTTACCTATAAGAATGAAGGAATTTGGAGAAACCATGGCAACTATAATGAGAAAACCTCATTGGTTACCTGTCCCTTCATTTATGCTTCACGCTTTATTGGGTGAGATGAGTATACTTGTACTAGAAGGGCAACATGTATTACCTAGTAAAGCAATTGAACATGGGTACCAATACACATTTCCGACAATAGACCATGCATTACAAAATATACTTTCGCATACAATGTAG
- a CDS encoding YfhH family protein — protein sequence MNMPKRYSEMTPHELREEIGALKEQAVKAEQLGIVNEFDVLMRKMAMARAYMTDINKFHIGETYELVEEPGVLFKITYFNGVFAWGYKQNDNEEIGIPISLLQEK from the coding sequence ATGAATATGCCAAAACGCTACAGTGAAATGACACCGCATGAGCTTAGAGAAGAAATTGGCGCTTTAAAGGAGCAAGCAGTAAAGGCTGAGCAACTTGGAATTGTAAATGAATTCGATGTATTAATGAGAAAGATGGCCATGGCCCGTGCTTACATGACTGATATAAACAAATTCCATATTGGTGAGACATATGAATTAGTAGAAGAACCTGGTGTATTATTTAAAATTACGTACTTCAATGGGGTATTTGCTTGGGGTTATAAGCAAAATGATAATGAAGAGATTGGGATACCAATTTCCTTGTTGCAAGAAAAATAA